Proteins from a single region of Chloroherpeton thalassium ATCC 35110:
- the hpt gene encoding hypoxanthine phosphoribosyltransferase, translating to MPEEIIWIGDEPFQLLFSESEIQSRVRQMALEIEKDYAGKSPIFVGVLNGAFIFMGDLIRQIQGVDLEIDFYKLSSYGKEKASAGQVQLLKSVDTKLAGRDVIVVEDIVDSGLSVSYIREAILAHSPKSLRFCALLFKESVADLDFIIDYVGFRIPKQFVIGYGLDYKQLKRNLPAIYQLVDSHPIQTGK from the coding sequence ATGCCGGAAGAAATTATTTGGATCGGAGATGAGCCATTTCAGCTTCTTTTCTCCGAATCTGAAATTCAGTCGCGTGTTCGCCAAATGGCGCTTGAAATTGAAAAAGATTATGCTGGAAAAAGCCCCATTTTTGTGGGCGTTTTAAACGGCGCATTCATTTTCATGGGCGACCTGATTCGCCAAATTCAAGGCGTTGATCTGGAAATTGATTTTTATAAGCTCTCCAGCTATGGAAAGGAAAAAGCCAGCGCCGGCCAAGTGCAGTTATTGAAGTCCGTCGATACGAAATTGGCAGGCCGCGATGTCATTGTTGTTGAGGATATTGTGGATTCTGGACTTTCCGTTAGCTATATTCGTGAAGCCATTTTGGCGCATAGCCCAAAAAGCCTTCGCTTTTGCGCGCTGCTCTTCAAAGAGTCGGTTGCTGATTTGGACTTCATCATTGATTATGTTGGATTTCGGATACCGAAACAATTTGTCATCGGCTATGGTTTAGACTACAAGCAGTTAAAACGCAATTTACCTGCCATTTACCAGCTTGTAGATTCACATCCCATTCAAACAGGGAAATGA
- a CDS encoding tetratricopeptide repeat protein — translation MNLEKKTCPTCGAALKAGQDYCLNCGSDLPFRFSESSPAKNLQTEAPFGTSTKSQITTCKACGCAISADAKFCASCGTSCVDDLKNEPLENSPIKKEFFLLLAMAAAVLVWLSILGWQSLFSAKHGFDLSGAAGKASLNPPAALPIDSLHGQHAELSVADSLELSKINERIARFESESSLQQKAMLAIQIANDYAKLKQLGAAGSFMQKAAELSDTNQDSLYLKAANLYDDGKLYHAAAPLYEKALELMPTDVDVRIDFAICLLGMGTFERGLAEMKKALELDPKHQIANLNMGIIYTELGKLQEALPYLEKAAFLNPNTAAGQKANELLLEIKSATP, via the coding sequence ATGAACCTTGAAAAAAAAACCTGCCCGACATGCGGTGCGGCGCTGAAAGCCGGGCAGGACTATTGCTTGAATTGTGGCTCCGATTTGCCCTTTCGCTTTTCTGAAAGTTCACCCGCTAAGAACCTGCAAACAGAAGCACCATTTGGCACATCCACAAAATCCCAAATCACAACTTGCAAAGCCTGTGGCTGCGCTATTTCAGCAGACGCAAAGTTTTGCGCAAGCTGCGGCACATCTTGCGTAGATGATTTAAAAAATGAACCGCTGGAGAATTCTCCGATAAAAAAAGAATTTTTTTTGTTGCTTGCCATGGCCGCCGCCGTTTTGGTGTGGCTGAGTATTTTGGGCTGGCAATCGCTTTTTTCTGCAAAGCATGGCTTTGACCTTTCTGGTGCTGCGGGAAAAGCTTCATTAAACCCACCCGCTGCGCTTCCAATAGACAGCTTACACGGTCAACATGCTGAACTATCGGTTGCAGATTCGCTCGAATTGAGCAAAATAAATGAACGCATTGCGCGCTTCGAGAGCGAATCGTCATTGCAGCAGAAAGCTATGCTCGCCATCCAAATTGCCAATGACTACGCCAAGCTGAAACAACTCGGTGCTGCGGGCAGTTTTATGCAAAAAGCTGCTGAGCTTTCCGATACCAATCAAGATTCCCTTTACCTAAAAGCGGCAAACCTTTATGACGACGGGAAACTTTATCATGCTGCTGCGCCACTTTATGAAAAAGCGCTTGAGCTAATGCCAACCGATGTAGATGTTCGGATTGATTTTGCTATTTGCCTTCTTGGAATGGGCACATTCGAACGCGGACTTGCTGAAATGAAAAAAGCGCTTGAACTTGACCCCAAACATCAAATTGCGAACCTAAACATGGGCATCATTTACACTGAACTCGGCAAGCTTCAAGAAGCGCTTCCTTATCTCGAAAAAGCCGCGTTTTTGAACCCAAACACAGCCGCCGGCCAAAAAGCCAACGAATTGCTCTTGGAAATCAAATCAGCAACGCCTTAA
- a CDS encoding sulfite exporter TauE/SafE family protein, with protein MSPQIFYMLAIGISAGIFSGLFGIGGGLVIVPALIWVGLSQHEASGTSLVALLLPVGLLGVIEYYRAGALSTEHIKYGLLIALGLFFGAFLGSKISVSISDSLLRKSFALLLVFSAFKMWFAGK; from the coding sequence ATGTCGCCACAAATTTTTTATATGCTTGCTATTGGCATTTCCGCTGGTATATTTTCGGGTTTGTTTGGAATTGGCGGGGGCTTAGTGATTGTGCCCGCACTCATTTGGGTTGGGCTATCGCAACACGAAGCCAGCGGCACGTCGCTGGTTGCCTTGCTTCTTCCCGTAGGGCTTTTGGGGGTAATTGAATACTACCGCGCTGGGGCACTTTCTACTGAACATATCAAATATGGCTTATTAATTGCATTAGGCTTGTTTTTTGGCGCTTTCTTAGGATCAAAAATATCCGTTTCGATTTCAGATAGTTTGTTAAGAAAAAGTTTTGCGCTACTGCTTGTGTTTTCTGCTTTCAAAATGTGGTTCGCTGGTAAATAA
- the ftsH gene encoding ATP-dependent zinc metalloprotease FtsH: MSENHQNEQNKKPKSRPTRKQDIRNRFKPMDDDGSPFGDFGSGGGPQNEDNFKRTIRILLYSMMVLITFVMLQKLFSPDAEPEITYNEYKRLLSSNLIESCRVEKSTDGSSVLYGELKKYERLELVDKTAKKRDQFMVRLPEFSSAMADELVEKGVRCEVEESSDGLFNLLIVFGPWLLLGVVYFFIMRRMTNQNGSARNIFNFGRSRAKMITEFDTKVTFEDVAGVEEAKEELTEIVDFLKSPEKFQRLGSKTPKGVLLLGPPGTGKTLLAKAVAGEAGVPFFSMSGADFVEMFVGVGASRVRDLFEQAKRHSPCIIFIDEIDAVGRQRGAGLGGGHDEREQTLNQLLVEMDGFGTHENIILIAATNRPDVLDSALLRPGRFDRQVVVDKPDIRGREAILKIHTKKIPLAKDVDIAVLAKSTPGFVGADLANLVNEASILASRNNHDEVTAEDFENARDKVLMGPERRSVYISEQQKEITSYHESGHVLVAKFTDGSDPVHKVTIIPRGRALGVTSYLPLEDKYTYSKQYLTAMITYALGGRAAEELIFKEISTGAGNDIQRATDLARKMVCEWGMSEKLGPINYGNSGHEVFLGRDMNRVRDFSEDTARMIDNEVRQIVTDCMNNAKQILLDNIDTLHRLAKALLEREVLNSEEIEKLIAGETLTPV; the protein is encoded by the coding sequence ATGTCGGAGAACCATCAAAACGAACAAAACAAAAAACCGAAAAGCCGCCCGACGCGGAAACAAGATATACGAAATCGATTCAAGCCAATGGATGATGACGGATCGCCTTTTGGAGATTTTGGCTCCGGTGGCGGCCCCCAAAACGAAGACAATTTCAAACGAACCATTCGGATTTTGCTTTACAGCATGATGGTTTTGATTACCTTCGTCATGTTACAAAAGCTTTTTAGCCCCGATGCCGAACCCGAAATCACCTACAACGAGTACAAACGCTTGCTTTCAAGCAATTTGATTGAATCGTGCCGTGTTGAAAAAAGCACAGACGGCTCCAGCGTGCTTTATGGTGAATTAAAAAAATATGAGCGGCTCGAGCTGGTTGATAAAACCGCGAAAAAGCGCGATCAATTTATGGTTCGCCTCCCCGAATTCAGCAGCGCCATGGCTGATGAACTCGTCGAAAAAGGTGTTCGCTGCGAAGTGGAAGAATCGAGCGATGGCTTGTTCAATCTTCTGATCGTCTTTGGCCCTTGGCTACTGCTCGGCGTGGTCTACTTTTTTATCATGCGCCGAATGACGAACCAAAATGGCTCGGCTCGCAATATTTTTAATTTTGGGCGAAGCCGCGCAAAAATGATCACGGAATTCGACACAAAAGTTACGTTTGAAGATGTGGCTGGCGTTGAAGAAGCAAAAGAAGAGCTTACCGAAATTGTTGATTTTTTAAAATCACCTGAAAAATTTCAACGCCTTGGTAGCAAAACACCGAAAGGCGTCTTGTTGCTTGGCCCTCCCGGCACGGGAAAAACGCTTTTGGCGAAAGCTGTTGCTGGAGAAGCGGGCGTGCCTTTTTTCTCCATGTCTGGCGCTGATTTTGTAGAAATGTTTGTGGGTGTGGGCGCCTCGCGCGTTCGCGATCTTTTTGAGCAAGCCAAACGCCATTCGCCTTGTATTATTTTTATCGATGAAATCGATGCCGTTGGCCGTCAGCGCGGCGCAGGGCTTGGTGGCGGCCACGATGAGCGCGAGCAAACCTTGAACCAACTGCTGGTTGAAATGGACGGATTCGGGACACACGAAAATATCATCTTGATCGCGGCAACCAACCGCCCAGATGTGCTTGACTCCGCGCTGCTTCGCCCTGGTCGCTTCGACCGTCAAGTCGTCGTCGATAAGCCTGACATTCGCGGACGTGAAGCGATTTTGAAAATTCACACAAAAAAAATTCCGCTCGCAAAAGACGTAGATATTGCAGTTTTAGCGAAAAGCACGCCAGGCTTTGTCGGTGCTGACCTTGCAAACTTGGTAAATGAAGCAAGCATTTTGGCTTCACGAAACAATCACGATGAAGTTACCGCAGAAGATTTTGAAAACGCCCGAGATAAAGTGCTGATGGGCCCTGAACGCCGCAGCGTTTATATCTCAGAGCAGCAGAAAGAAATCACCTCGTATCATGAATCCGGCCATGTGCTGGTTGCAAAATTTACAGATGGCTCTGATCCTGTTCACAAAGTGACGATTATCCCAAGAGGTCGCGCGTTAGGCGTGACATCATATCTGCCGCTCGAAGATAAGTATACTTACAGCAAACAATATCTGACGGCAATGATTACTTACGCGCTGGGCGGACGAGCTGCAGAAGAACTTATTTTTAAGGAAATCAGCACAGGAGCAGGAAACGATATTCAGCGCGCAACGGATTTGGCTCGTAAGATGGTTTGCGAATGGGGTATGAGCGAAAAGCTTGGCCCAATCAATTATGGAAATAGCGGACATGAAGTTTTTCTTGGCCGAGATATGAATCGTGTTCGGGATTTCAGTGAAGATACCGCGCGAATGATCGACAATGAAGTCCGACAAATTGTTACGGACTGCATGAATAACGCCAAACAAATTTTGCTTGATAATATCGATACCTTGCATCGGCTTGCCAAAGCCTTGCTGGAGCGCGAAGTGCTCAATTCCGAAGAAATTGAAAAGCTCATTGCCGGAGAAACACTAACACCTGTGTAA
- a CDS encoding ABC transporter ATP-binding protein, with amino-acid sequence MPKRAITDEVAEADVKRIKLNKKFLDEAGELFKYILPYKTKFFFALITMGVSSLLGLIFPYVTGELLDSALSGKHEGWLGSIDNLTILLLLSLLLQAFFSFFQSVLFVEVSERSLADIRRETYAQLVRLPMAFFAHRRVGELTSRISADLTQIQDTLAISLSQLLRQLTIMIGGLILIGTMSWKLTLIMLSVFPLMALVSVIIGRKIRTMSREAQDRLADANIVVEETLQGVMNVKAFANEGYEIRRYNTGLQKYISTILRVAKYRGAFISFLIFGLFSSIVIVLWSGARFVQQGEMSIGDLTSFLLYTTFIGAAMGSFADLYSQLQKAIGATERIREILREKTEPVSLEHSSREALRSFKISGAVAFKNVSFRYPSRNDVPVLKNISFEVNAGERVALVGPSGAGKSTLVSLLQRFYEPNAGEIIVDGKNILDYPLTALRNQMAIVPQDIILFGGSIRENIAYGKPGASDEEILDAAKKAHADEFISRFPDGYNTFVGERGVKLSGGQRQRIAIARAILSNPSILLLDEATSSLDSESERLVQAALENLMKGRTSFIIAHRLSTVRDVEKIVVLKDGEVHEIGTHHELLAKEDGLYKMLSAIQFDLE; translated from the coding sequence ATGCCCAAACGAGCCATCACAGATGAAGTCGCGGAAGCCGATGTAAAACGAATCAAGCTGAACAAAAAATTTTTGGATGAAGCCGGCGAGCTTTTCAAATATATTTTGCCCTATAAAACCAAGTTTTTCTTTGCGCTGATCACGATGGGCGTGTCCAGCTTGCTTGGACTTATCTTTCCTTACGTCACCGGCGAGCTTTTAGATAGCGCGCTTTCTGGCAAACACGAAGGTTGGCTTGGCAGCATTGATAACCTGACAATTTTACTTCTTCTTTCACTTTTGCTGCAAGCGTTTTTTTCATTTTTTCAATCGGTTTTGTTCGTTGAAGTTAGCGAACGCTCGTTGGCGGATATTCGCCGCGAAACCTACGCTCAACTTGTCAGGTTGCCCATGGCATTTTTTGCGCATCGGCGCGTTGGCGAACTCACCAGCCGCATTTCCGCCGATTTAACCCAAATACAAGACACGCTGGCCATTTCGCTCTCGCAGCTTTTGCGCCAACTTACCATTATGATTGGTGGCTTGATTTTAATCGGCACCATGTCGTGGAAGCTAACGCTCATCATGTTGTCTGTTTTTCCGTTGATGGCGCTTGTTTCGGTGATAATTGGACGAAAAATTAGAACCATGTCGCGAGAAGCCCAAGATCGCCTGGCCGACGCCAACATCGTAGTCGAAGAAACGCTGCAAGGCGTGATGAATGTCAAAGCGTTTGCAAATGAAGGCTACGAAATTCGCCGATACAACACCGGCCTCCAAAAATACATCTCCACAATTTTGCGCGTGGCCAAATATCGCGGCGCGTTTATCTCTTTTCTGATTTTCGGACTTTTCAGTTCCATTGTGATTGTGCTTTGGAGCGGCGCGCGGTTTGTGCAGCAAGGCGAAATGAGCATCGGCGATTTGACTTCGTTTTTGCTTTACACCACTTTTATCGGCGCGGCGATGGGCAGCTTCGCCGACCTATACAGCCAATTGCAAAAAGCCATCGGCGCAACGGAGCGCATCCGCGAGATTTTGCGCGAGAAAACAGAGCCCGTTTCGCTCGAACATAGCAGCCGCGAAGCACTTCGTTCATTTAAAATTTCAGGCGCTGTTGCATTTAAAAACGTGTCGTTTCGTTATCCATCTCGAAACGATGTGCCCGTTTTGAAAAACATTTCTTTCGAAGTAAACGCAGGCGAACGGGTGGCGCTGGTTGGACCAAGTGGCGCGGGAAAATCGACGCTGGTTTCGCTATTGCAACGCTTCTACGAACCCAACGCAGGCGAAATTATTGTTGATGGAAAAAACATTTTGGATTATCCACTAACGGCGCTGCGCAATCAAATGGCCATTGTTCCGCAAGACATTATTCTTTTTGGCGGGAGCATTCGGGAAAATATCGCTTATGGAAAACCGGGCGCCAGCGATGAAGAAATTTTAGACGCTGCCAAAAAAGCCCACGCCGATGAGTTTATTTCCCGCTTTCCCGATGGCTACAACACATTCGTGGGCGAACGCGGCGTGAAGCTTTCCGGTGGACAGCGCCAGCGAATTGCAATTGCCCGCGCCATTTTAAGCAATCCGTCGATTTTGCTCCTGGACGAAGCCACCAGCTCACTCGATTCCGAATCGGAGCGATTGGTACAAGCAGCGCTGGAAAATCTCATGAAAGGGCGCACGTCGTTTATCATTGCGCATCGGCTTTCTACGGTTCGCGATGTCGAAAAAATTGTCGTGCTTAAAGATGGCGAAGTACACGAAATCGGCACCCATCATGAACTTTTGGCCAAAGAAGATGGCCTTTATAAAATGCTTTCAGCCATTCAGTTTGATTTAGAATGA
- a CDS encoding HU family DNA-binding protein — MTKADIVSIIASRTGLTKQETETVVDGFIEAVIEALKAGERIEIRGFGTYNVRKKNKRLARNPRTGEKVVIDEKYVPTFKISKEFKSAVSDSYKPESDKT; from the coding sequence GTGACAAAAGCGGACATTGTTAGTATCATAGCATCCAGAACAGGGCTTACCAAACAAGAGACAGAAACGGTGGTCGATGGATTTATCGAGGCCGTTATTGAAGCATTAAAAGCCGGGGAGAGAATTGAAATTAGAGGGTTTGGCACTTATAACGTCCGCAAAAAAAATAAGCGCCTTGCCAGAAACCCGCGTACTGGAGAAAAAGTTGTTATTGATGAAAAGTACGTGCCAACTTTTAAGATATCCAAAGAATTCAAATCGGCGGTTAGCGATAGTTATAAGCCAGAAAGCGATAAAACTTAG